One Spirochaeta africana DSM 8902 genomic window carries:
- a CDS encoding tetratricopeptide repeat protein, with product MLRTIAILVLFGALQPAAVNGQVLENFSADTPSWVLVQRGDQLLREQQTAAAIELYNEALAREGTLPEALIGLGTAYLGSGDDQLALRELQLALDQEQFLYTPEDRYRILYLLADTFIIRGEQRKLQDTLLSIVDDDPYFSDPEHQDARRNYRRVLQQEGVDHLFRLYRLPEIFSRKAHRELGMQFLLQNLPSQAVDHLIFAMLMGFSEVIEEMRRIFPMYQYSSVLQTYQDIFTDDPRTAHLREYLLHDSFTAELLYLADAFYIEGQQALANALWRLVAEVPGPVQIQERARRQLQEPTMPDTFIRRMIDERLIK from the coding sequence ATGCTTCGTACAATTGCCATCCTCGTGCTGTTCGGAGCACTGCAGCCTGCCGCTGTCAACGGGCAGGTGCTGGAGAATTTCTCTGCCGATACCCCGTCCTGGGTGCTGGTGCAGCGCGGTGATCAGCTTCTGAGGGAGCAGCAGACCGCGGCCGCGATCGAACTGTATAACGAAGCCTTGGCCAGAGAGGGTACCCTGCCGGAGGCCCTGATAGGACTGGGCACGGCCTATCTCGGTTCGGGTGACGATCAACTGGCACTGCGCGAGCTTCAGCTTGCCCTTGATCAGGAACAATTCCTGTACACCCCCGAAGACCGCTATCGTATCCTGTATCTCTTGGCCGACACCTTCATTATTCGCGGCGAACAGCGCAAGCTGCAGGACACCCTGCTCAGCATTGTTGATGACGACCCGTACTTCAGCGATCCCGAACACCAGGATGCCCGAAGAAATTATCGACGTGTTCTGCAGCAGGAGGGGGTCGATCACCTGTTCAGACTGTACCGTCTGCCTGAAATATTCTCCCGGAAGGCTCACCGTGAGCTGGGAATGCAGTTTCTGCTGCAGAACCTTCCGTCGCAGGCAGTGGATCATCTGATCTTTGCCATGCTGATGGGTTTTTCCGAGGTGATCGAGGAAATGCGGCGGATTTTTCCGATGTACCAGTACAGCTCGGTGCTGCAGACCTACCAGGATATCTTTACCGATGACCCCCGAACCGCTCATCTGCGCGAATACCTGTTGCACGACAGTTTCACTGCCGAGCTGCTGTATCTTGCCGATGCATTCTATATTGAAGGACAACAGGCCCTGGCCAATGCACTGTGGCGGCTGGTGGCCGAGGTTCCCGGCCCTGTGCAGATACAGGAACGTGCCCGACGTCAGCTGCAGGAGCCTACCATGCCAGATACCTTTATTCGTCGCATGATCGATGAACGTCTGATCAAATGA
- a CDS encoding ATP synthase subunit K (produces ATP from ADP in the presence of a proton gradient across the membrane; the K subunit is a nonenzymatic component which binds the dimeric form by interacting with the G and E subunits), with product MDIGLIGVASALAFAAVGSAIGAGTAGMAAVGAWKKCFMQNKPAPFLLIAFVGAPLTQTIYGFILMNALADAAANGAEAMLLLGAGVLGGIAMGFSAAFQGKAAAVSSDALAESGKGFGNFIIVLGLVETVALFVMVFLLTIL from the coding sequence ATGGACATAGGACTTATTGGTGTAGCGTCAGCACTGGCTTTCGCAGCTGTAGGATCGGCAATCGGTGCCGGTACTGCCGGTATGGCAGCCGTCGGGGCATGGAAAAAATGTTTCATGCAGAACAAGCCGGCGCCTTTTCTGCTGATTGCATTTGTTGGTGCACCGCTGACCCAGACTATCTACGGCTTTATTCTGATGAATGCCCTGGCCGATGCCGCTGCAAACGGTGCAGAGGCCATGCTGCTGTTGGGTGCTGGTGTTCTGGGCGGTATTGCAATGGGATTTTCGGCCGCTTTCCAGGGGAAAGCCGCGGCGGTCAGTTCCGACGCACTGGCGGAGTCCGGCAAGGGCTTTGGTAACTTCATCATTGTTCTGGGTCTGGTAGAGACCGTTGCACTTTTTGTGATGGTATTTCTGCTTACTATTCTGTAG
- a CDS encoding V-type ATP synthase subunit I, with amino-acid sequence MKKAHIIVQSSQRTAAARILADAGLLHVKQQQVENQDISGLVKLRHTVERASNSLPAEAAAEPASADPTQGFPGLEQAVELADTVLDRAETVRQLQEQRDKLQREVDRLLPWGDFDPQDIAELAGRGLSLELRIVSAREWEQKPAELPAWITARDRTTLYIAVLRGDELPTWDAGREIALPQAGLQALKEQISDLSQQIQQSEDSLRELTAQAPILREAERLLTEYIEFEQVVAGMQDADELSVLTGYIPAEEAEHLKAVASQSSWGILMRDPDAQDTPPTKLRNPRWVRIIQPVFNLLGTVPGYRELDISAMFLIFFAVFFGMIISDAGYGSLLLAAALFFSVRAKRSQGSVPDGLVLMMVLSLATVVWGGITGNWFGYEPIARTAPFSYIIVPQLHSFETHSLEFVQRFCFVLAVIHLSLAFLWNFRRALAGPHKLKAFAEIGWLVMIIGLFFLVRNVVLGDPFPQFALYLIIGGFGAVTVFGAQEGNFLKGIGKGLAEGMTNALSSVSRFSDIVSYIRLFAVGLASIEIAKSFNAMGLSVVEAAGGGAAAIVAGALIMLVGHSINLMMAALSVVVHGVRLNMLEFSGALGMEWTGELFRPFRARAPKAAADAGAA; translated from the coding sequence ATGAAGAAGGCACATATTATTGTGCAGAGCTCACAACGGACTGCCGCAGCCCGGATCCTGGCAGATGCCGGTCTGTTGCACGTCAAACAGCAGCAGGTGGAGAACCAGGATATCTCCGGTCTTGTCAAGCTGCGTCATACAGTTGAGCGTGCCAGCAACTCCCTGCCGGCCGAGGCAGCTGCTGAACCGGCTTCTGCTGACCCCACGCAGGGTTTTCCCGGCCTTGAGCAGGCGGTTGAGCTGGCAGATACGGTGCTGGATCGTGCAGAAACAGTTCGGCAGCTGCAGGAGCAGCGTGATAAGCTGCAGCGGGAAGTCGATCGGCTTCTGCCTTGGGGTGATTTCGATCCTCAGGATATCGCCGAGCTTGCCGGCCGTGGTCTTTCACTCGAGTTGCGTATCGTCTCTGCAAGGGAGTGGGAACAAAAGCCTGCTGAACTGCCGGCATGGATTACAGCCCGCGACCGAACAACCCTGTATATCGCGGTATTGCGCGGGGATGAACTGCCAACCTGGGATGCCGGTCGCGAAATTGCGCTGCCTCAGGCCGGGCTGCAGGCGCTCAAGGAGCAGATCAGCGATCTGTCGCAGCAGATCCAGCAGAGCGAAGACTCGTTGCGAGAGCTGACCGCACAGGCACCGATCCTGCGTGAGGCAGAGCGGCTGCTTACCGAGTATATCGAGTTCGAGCAGGTGGTGGCTGGCATGCAGGATGCCGACGAGCTGAGCGTTCTCACCGGGTATATCCCGGCCGAGGAGGCCGAACACCTGAAGGCTGTCGCCAGCCAGAGCAGCTGGGGCATTCTGATGCGTGACCCCGATGCACAGGATACCCCCCCGACCAAGCTGCGCAATCCTCGCTGGGTGCGTATTATCCAGCCGGTTTTCAACCTCCTGGGTACTGTGCCGGGGTATCGCGAACTGGACATCAGTGCCATGTTCCTGATATTTTTCGCCGTCTTTTTCGGGATGATTATATCGGATGCCGGGTATGGCTCCCTGCTGCTGGCTGCGGCGCTGTTTTTCTCTGTACGTGCCAAGCGCAGCCAGGGCAGTGTGCCGGACGGGCTGGTGTTGATGATGGTGCTCAGTCTGGCAACAGTGGTCTGGGGGGGGATTACCGGGAACTGGTTCGGATACGAGCCGATCGCTCGAACTGCACCGTTTTCCTACATCATTGTTCCCCAGCTGCACAGCTTCGAGACCCACAGCCTTGAGTTCGTACAGCGATTCTGTTTTGTACTCGCGGTGATCCATCTGTCACTGGCGTTTTTATGGAACTTCCGGCGTGCGTTGGCCGGTCCCCACAAGCTCAAGGCCTTTGCCGAGATTGGCTGGCTGGTGATGATTATCGGACTGTTTTTCCTGGTACGCAATGTTGTGCTGGGGGATCCGTTCCCGCAGTTCGCGCTCTACCTGATTATTGGCGGGTTCGGTGCAGTAACGGTATTTGGTGCACAGGAAGGCAACTTTCTGAAGGGCATCGGTAAAGGACTGGCAGAGGGAATGACCAACGCCCTTTCCAGTGTCAGCCGTTTCTCGGACATCGTTTCGTATATCCGGTTGTTTGCCGTCGGCCTGGCGTCCATAGAGATCGCCAAAAGCTTTAATGCGATGGGGCTCAGTGTAGTAGAGGCTGCTGGCGGCGGTGCTGCGGCCATTGTAGCCGGTGCGCTCATTATGCTGGTCGGACACTCAATCAACCTGATGATGGCGGCGCTGTCTGTGGTTGTACACGGGGTGCGACTGAACATGCTGGAGTTCTCCGGTGCACTTGGCATGGAATGGACCGGTGAGCTGTTCCGACCGTTTCGTGCCCGGGCGCCAAAGGCTGCGGCAGATGCCGGGGCTGCATAA
- a CDS encoding V-type ATP synthase subunit D, with amino-acid sequence MAKVKLTKNELKNQKDMLKRFQRYLPTLILKKQQLQMVMRQVEAKVREQKRAQAEARDAMDAWIAVFGEDIDVAQYIKIQSLRTSTGNIAGIDIPVFEELRFEPSDHDLYATPPWVDAGIEALCRLLSFDAEIAVLEEQLRLLENELRITTQRVNLFEKIKIPEAKENIRQIRIYLGDQQTAAVVRGKIAKNKVEQVS; translated from the coding sequence ATGGCGAAAGTCAAACTGACCAAGAACGAGCTGAAAAACCAGAAAGACATGCTCAAGCGTTTTCAGCGCTATCTGCCAACGCTGATTCTGAAGAAGCAGCAGCTGCAGATGGTTATGCGCCAGGTCGAGGCCAAGGTGCGTGAGCAGAAGCGTGCCCAGGCAGAGGCTCGTGATGCCATGGATGCATGGATTGCGGTGTTCGGCGAGGATATTGATGTAGCACAATATATAAAGATACAGTCGCTGCGTACCTCGACCGGTAATATTGCCGGTATTGATATACCGGTATTCGAGGAACTGCGCTTCGAGCCAAGCGATCATGACCTGTATGCAACACCGCCCTGGGTGGATGCCGGAATAGAGGCGCTGTGTCGGCTGTTGAGTTTTGATGCCGAGATCGCCGTTCTGGAGGAGCAGCTGCGGCTGCTGGAGAACGAGCTGCGTATCACCACCCAGCGGGTCAATCTTTTTGAAAAAATCAAGATCCCGGAGGCCAAGGAAAATATCCGCCAGATCAGGATTTACCTTGGTGATCAGCAGACTGCAGCTGTAGTTCGTGGAAAAATCGCCAAGAACAAAGTGGAACAAGTATCATGA
- a CDS encoding V-type ATP synthase subunit B, with the protein MQKVYSKIESIAGNVISVRAEGVRYGELATVQGKYGTSLAEVIRLYDDMVSLQVYSGGRGVSTGDEVRFLGHPMQISFSENLLGRIFTGSGEPRDNGPELHENLIEIGGPSVNPAKRIIPRNMIRTGIPMIDMFNTLVESQKLPIFSVSGEPYNDLLARIALQAEVDMIILGGIGLKHDDYLAFKQQLEQGGAMSRTIFFVHTAADPVVEALMVPDISLAVAEKFALQGKKVLVLLTDMTNFADAMKEIAITMEQVPSNRGYPGDLYSQLAARYEKAVDFEGAGSITVLGATTMPGDDVTHPVPDNTGYITEGQYYLRNGRIEPFGSLSRLKQLVNSDTRNDHRAIMDGMIRLYAASKETNEKKSMGFRMSDWDEKLLKYGDLFEKAMMDLSVNIPLEEALDLGWKTLADCFEPAETGLPSKLIEQYWPKGTATAEHA; encoded by the coding sequence ATGCAGAAGGTATACAGCAAGATTGAATCCATTGCCGGCAATGTTATTTCGGTTCGTGCTGAGGGGGTCCGCTACGGTGAACTTGCCACAGTACAGGGGAAATACGGCACCTCGCTGGCTGAGGTGATCCGACTCTATGATGATATGGTGTCGCTGCAGGTATACTCGGGCGGACGCGGGGTATCGACCGGCGATGAGGTCCGTTTTCTCGGACACCCGATGCAGATCTCCTTTTCCGAGAACCTGCTCGGACGAATATTTACCGGCAGCGGCGAGCCGCGCGATAACGGCCCTGAGTTGCACGAGAATCTGATCGAGATCGGCGGACCTTCGGTTAACCCCGCCAAGCGGATTATCCCGCGCAACATGATTCGTACCGGTATTCCGATGATCGACATGTTCAACACCCTGGTGGAAAGCCAGAAGCTGCCGATTTTTTCGGTCTCTGGTGAGCCGTATAATGATCTGCTGGCGCGGATTGCGCTGCAGGCCGAGGTTGATATGATCATCCTCGGGGGTATCGGACTCAAGCACGACGACTACCTTGCATTCAAACAGCAGCTGGAACAGGGCGGTGCAATGTCACGCACCATCTTCTTTGTGCATACCGCTGCCGACCCCGTGGTAGAGGCGCTTATGGTGCCGGATATCTCTCTCGCGGTCGCAGAGAAGTTTGCACTGCAGGGGAAAAAGGTGCTGGTACTGCTGACCGACATGACCAACTTCGCCGATGCCATGAAAGAGATCGCAATTACCATGGAGCAGGTTCCCTCCAATCGTGGTTATCCTGGTGACCTTTACAGTCAGCTGGCAGCCCGGTACGAAAAGGCGGTCGATTTTGAGGGTGCCGGATCGATTACGGTTCTCGGGGCGACCACCATGCCGGGGGATGACGTAACCCATCCGGTTCCGGATAACACCGGCTATATTACCGAGGGGCAGTACTATCTGCGCAACGGGCGAATCGAACCATTCGGCTCACTCTCCCGACTGAAGCAGCTGGTGAACAGTGATACCCGTAATGATCATCGAGCGATCATGGATGGTATGATCCGTCTGTACGCGGCCAGCAAGGAGACCAACGAGAAGAAGTCTATGGGTTTCCGCATGTCCGACTGGGATGAAAAGCTGTTGAAATACGGTGACCTGTTCGAGAAGGCAATGATGGACCTGTCGGTGAATATCCCGCTGGAGGAAGCACTCGATCTCGGCTGGAAGACCCTTGCTGACTGTTTTGAGCCGGCAGAAACCGGTCTTCCTTCCAAGCTTATCGAGCAGTACTGGCCCAAGGGTACCGCAACGGCTGAGCACGCATAA